The Candidatus Flexicrinis proximus genome includes a window with the following:
- a CDS encoding DUF488 domain-containing protein — protein MSPLTLYTVGHSNHTSESLIALLDLHSVRMLVDVRSTPHSQFNPQFNQGAIKLAVELHGLEYKYAGEFLGGRPKDPALFKTTEQPLNSEPWTYPDVDYEAVMRSELYQRGITRLLQLAAGTRLAIMCSEGNPLDCHRHHLIARSLVDPLVKVTEEAVTVNHINRDGSLTTVKADDFNSQLSLF, from the coding sequence ATGTCACCACTTACCCTATATACTGTCGGCCACAGCAACCACACCTCCGAATCGCTGATCGCGCTCCTGGACTTACATTCCGTGCGAATGCTGGTCGACGTACGCAGCACACCGCACAGCCAGTTCAATCCGCAGTTCAACCAGGGTGCCATCAAGCTGGCGGTCGAACTGCATGGACTCGAATACAAGTATGCGGGCGAATTTCTGGGTGGACGGCCGAAAGACCCGGCGCTGTTCAAAACCACCGAGCAGCCGCTGAATTCGGAACCCTGGACCTACCCCGATGTCGATTACGAGGCCGTGATGCGCTCGGAGCTGTATCAGCGCGGCATCACTCGTCTGCTGCAGCTTGCGGCGGGGACACGGCTTGCGATAATGTGCAGCGAAGGTAATCCCCTGGACTGCCACCGGCACCATCTGATTGCGCGGTCGCTTGTCGATCCCCTGGTCAAGGTAACCGAGGAGGCCGTGACGGTGAACCACATCAACCGCGATGGATCGCTGACTACCGTCAAAGCCGACGATTTCAATTCACAGCTGTCGTTGTTCTAG
- a CDS encoding heavy metal translocating P-type ATPase, with protein MENNSTDHSHHDHTHHHHESHDASPEPAVRADHSSHNEHPALTTSHEHLPPISHSTHSHAPARDHSEQQPHPGHEGHAGHTDHSGHEEMFRQRFWISLALTIPVLLFSPMIRSWLGFNMPEFPGADWVSPLFAAIVFGVGGIPFLNMAVPEIRSRKPGMMTLISMAITVAFGYSLFGLLTRQPDGMSMEMSANAGMDFFWEMATLIDIMLLGHWMEMRSVRRASGALNALAKLLPDTAERLNSAGIPEVVAVSSLKSGELVLVRPGASIPADGTVEDGHSTVSEAVITGESRPVEKYPGDPVIGGTLNGDGSLRIKVTATGDESALAGIMRLVAEAQSSKSQTQILADKAAGWLFYVAIAAAILTLVGWSLAEGFGAQAIERVVTVLVIACPHALGLAIPLVVSISTALGARDGILVRSRPALESARAIDTVVFDKTGTLTEGNFGVVGLATTQGWDKNRALGWALAAEGDSEHPIAVGLRTAAESRGAVAPKVDSFEAIKGRGIKAVIQGKVVHVGGPRLLEALGLEPEGEIAGFVSSADSQGQTVVTLVVDGVLVAAFALADMIRPESKPAVDRLRALGIEVAMLTGDSSAVARSVAGQLGIQTVFAQVLPEHKNQKIAELQAAGKRVAMVGDGVNDAPALARADVGIAMGSGTDVAIESADIILIKSDPRDVARAFELSRATYRKMIQNLIWATGYNLVALPLAAGVLAPVGILLSPAMGAVLMSLSTIIVALNAQLLRRELAA; from the coding sequence ATGGAAAACAACAGCACCGATCACAGCCATCACGATCACACGCATCATCACCATGAAAGCCACGACGCGTCGCCGGAGCCTGCCGTTCGTGCCGATCATTCCTCACATAACGAACATCCCGCACTAACTACATCCCATGAACACCTGCCGCCGATCAGTCACTCCACGCACAGTCACGCCCCGGCACGTGACCACAGCGAACAACAGCCGCACCCCGGACACGAGGGGCATGCCGGGCATACCGATCACTCGGGCCACGAAGAGATGTTCAGGCAGCGCTTCTGGATTAGCCTGGCGCTTACGATACCGGTTCTCTTGTTCAGCCCGATGATTCGATCCTGGCTGGGATTCAATATGCCTGAGTTTCCGGGCGCGGACTGGGTGAGCCCGCTGTTTGCAGCGATTGTCTTTGGGGTCGGCGGCATACCCTTTTTGAACATGGCGGTGCCCGAAATTCGCAGCCGGAAGCCTGGGATGATGACGCTGATTTCGATGGCGATCACTGTCGCATTCGGGTACAGCCTCTTCGGCCTGCTGACCCGCCAGCCAGACGGGATGTCTATGGAGATGTCCGCCAATGCTGGCATGGATTTCTTCTGGGAGATGGCGACCCTGATCGACATCATGCTTCTGGGACACTGGATGGAGATGCGAAGTGTCCGCCGGGCCTCTGGCGCGCTGAATGCGCTGGCAAAACTGCTTCCCGATACGGCTGAGCGCCTCAACAGTGCCGGCATTCCCGAAGTCGTTGCGGTATCCAGCCTGAAAAGCGGTGAACTGGTGTTAGTTCGCCCAGGGGCAAGCATTCCAGCAGATGGCACAGTCGAGGACGGGCACTCAACCGTTAGCGAGGCCGTCATCACCGGCGAGTCGCGCCCGGTAGAGAAATATCCCGGCGATCCAGTCATCGGCGGGACGCTCAATGGCGATGGCAGCCTGCGAATCAAGGTCACTGCAACCGGCGATGAATCTGCGTTGGCTGGGATTATGCGCCTCGTGGCAGAGGCGCAGTCCAGCAAATCCCAGACTCAGATCCTCGCTGATAAAGCCGCAGGCTGGCTGTTCTATGTCGCAATTGCCGCGGCAATCCTGACACTGGTGGGCTGGAGTCTGGCAGAGGGTTTTGGGGCGCAGGCCATTGAACGTGTCGTAACCGTTCTGGTGATCGCCTGCCCGCATGCGCTCGGGTTGGCGATCCCCCTCGTGGTATCGATCAGTACCGCCTTGGGCGCGCGGGACGGAATTCTCGTCCGCAGCCGTCCCGCCCTTGAAAGCGCGCGCGCCATCGATACCGTGGTATTCGATAAGACCGGCACGCTCACGGAAGGAAATTTCGGAGTTGTCGGCCTTGCGACCACTCAAGGCTGGGACAAGAACCGTGCGCTCGGGTGGGCGTTAGCCGCTGAAGGCGATTCGGAACATCCGATCGCGGTGGGCTTGAGAACGGCCGCGGAAAGCCGGGGCGCAGTGGCTCCCAAGGTCGACTCCTTCGAGGCGATTAAAGGACGCGGCATCAAGGCCGTGATCCAGGGGAAAGTGGTTCATGTGGGCGGCCCCCGCTTGCTCGAAGCGCTGGGCCTGGAGCCGGAAGGTGAGATTGCCGGCTTTGTGAGCAGCGCAGATTCGCAAGGTCAGACTGTCGTGACTCTGGTTGTCGACGGCGTCCTGGTGGCGGCCTTTGCCCTGGCCGACATGATCCGTCCCGAAAGCAAGCCGGCGGTTGACCGGTTGCGCGCGCTCGGTATCGAGGTGGCGATGTTGACTGGCGACAGCAGCGCTGTTGCACGGTCGGTTGCCGGCCAGCTTGGTATACAAACCGTCTTTGCCCAGGTACTGCCTGAGCACAAGAATCAGAAGATCGCTGAACTCCAGGCGGCTGGAAAGCGCGTTGCGATGGTTGGCGATGGTGTCAATGATGCTCCGGCCCTCGCTCGCGCCGATGTCGGCATCGCCATGGGTAGTGGGACCGATGTCGCTATCGAAAGCGCGGACATCATCCTGATCAAAAGCGATCCGCGTGACGTCGCACGGGCATTTGAACTGAGCCGAGCGACCTACCGCAAGATGATCCAGAATCTGATCTGGGCGACCGGCTACAATCTAGTCGCGCTGCCGCTGGCGGCAGGCGTGCTTGCACCCGTAGGTATTCTGCTTTCACCCGCCATGGGGGCGGTACTGATGTCGCTGAGCACGATCATCGTCGCTTTAAACGCGCAGCTTCTCAGGCGCGAACTGGCCGCGTAA
- a CDS encoding DUF305 domain-containing protein, which yields MKRILLALCCVVLFGAFTANAQVLSPARLERSEVRFLEGMSDHHQMAVDMANACLAKAQTPSVVELCQAVINAQTPEIEQMKVWLAEWYNIDYSVMSMDSMGAGSGMDATGGMMGMMSEHMAHMHGMMGEMGSMDGMMGHMSDMMGHMSEMMGHMSGMMGGMMGGMGDMGGGMSGMGGMNHANPATPDHSAHSNMNSRATDPAMMMGMFAGFNRLEGVEFEIAWLESMIDHHNDALRMSERLLARGTVHEELAAFAQAIIDAQTAEIELMESIIAELSA from the coding sequence ATGAAACGTATCTTGTTGGCTTTGTGTTGTGTGGTGCTATTTGGCGCGTTCACGGCCAATGCCCAAGTTCTGAGCCCTGCCCGTTTGGAGCGCAGCGAAGTGCGCTTCCTCGAAGGCATGTCCGACCACCACCAGATGGCGGTCGATATGGCAAATGCCTGTCTGGCAAAAGCGCAGACACCCTCGGTTGTCGAACTGTGCCAGGCTGTCATCAATGCGCAGACCCCTGAAATCGAGCAAATGAAAGTCTGGCTGGCCGAGTGGTACAACATCGACTACAGCGTCATGTCGATGGACTCGATGGGGGCGGGGTCCGGCATGGATGCTACAGGCGGCATGATGGGTATGATGTCCGAGCACATGGCTCACATGCACGGCATGATGGGCGAAATGGGCTCGATGGACGGCATGATGGGCCACATGAGCGATATGATGGGCCATATGAGTGAGATGATGGGCCACATGAGCGGTATGATGGGTGGCATGATGGGCGGCATGGGTGACATGGGCGGCGGGATGAGCGGTATGGGTGGCATGAACCACGCCAACCCGGCTACCCCCGACCACAGCGCCCACAGCAACATGAACTCACGCGCGACCGATCCCGCAATGATGATGGGAATGTTTGCGGGCTTCAACCGGCTCGAAGGCGTGGAATTCGAGATCGCGTGGCTGGAGTCGATGATCGACCATCACAATGACGCCCTCCGCATGAGCGAACGCCTGCTTGCGCGTGGCACCGTACACGAAGAACTCGCCGCGTTCGCGCAGGCGATCATCGATGCGCAGACGGCAGAAATCGAATTGATGGAGTCCATCATCGCCGAGCTGTCGGCATAG
- a CDS encoding cation transporter → MEIKTVLVPNIGCNGCVNTIKLEVADIPGVVKVDGVVDAKQITVQWENPATWQAIEAKMREIDYAPQS, encoded by the coding sequence ATGGAAATCAAAACCGTGCTTGTTCCGAACATCGGCTGCAATGGCTGTGTGAATACCATCAAGCTTGAAGTTGCGGACATCCCCGGCGTTGTGAAGGTAGACGGCGTGGTCGACGCCAAACAGATCACCGTTCAATGGGAAAACCCGGCGACCTGGCAGGCGATCGAGGCCAAGATGCGCGAGATCGATTACGCGCCTCAGTCCTAG
- a CDS encoding response regulator transcription factor: MTRVLLADDHKIVRQATRLYLESAGIAVVGEAGNGVEAVDMARELKPDVVIMDIHMPLLTGIEATRRIRLDNDEIRVLVLTAYNEPAYVHALLEAGADGYVLKTSELSTLLRSLREVAGGRRAFDAEVLKAARDAADSQLSDRELEVLRAASRGQTNKEIGSALFISDRTVQGHLRNIYEKLGVTTRTEAVTMALQHGWITLE; the protein is encoded by the coding sequence ATGACTCGTGTTCTTCTGGCAGATGATCACAAAATCGTCCGGCAGGCGACCCGCCTGTATCTGGAGAGTGCAGGTATTGCCGTGGTCGGCGAAGCAGGCAATGGGGTCGAGGCCGTCGATATGGCTCGCGAACTGAAACCGGACGTCGTGATTATGGATATTCACATGCCTCTGCTGACCGGTATTGAGGCGACGCGGCGAATCCGCCTCGATAACGACGAAATCCGGGTGCTGGTATTAACTGCATACAATGAACCCGCCTATGTTCATGCCCTGCTGGAAGCTGGCGCCGATGGATATGTCCTCAAAACATCGGAACTGTCCACTCTGTTACGGTCACTGCGTGAAGTGGCCGGTGGTCGCCGGGCTTTCGACGCTGAAGTTCTGAAGGCCGCACGCGACGCTGCGGACTCGCAGCTCTCCGATCGCGAGCTGGAAGTGCTTCGTGCGGCCAGTCGCGGCCAGACCAATAAGGAAATTGGCAGCGCGCTGTTCATTAGCGACCGCACAGTACAGGGGCATTTACGCAACATCTATGAGAAACTAGGGGTGACCACACGTACTGAAGCAGTAACGATGGCCCTTCAGCACGGCTGGATTACGTTGGAGTAA
- a CDS encoding YHS domain-containing protein, giving the protein MFHVHASEFVAMCGVAIALLVVSNAWFYLRVLRPVSRLAQQAKALEHGDLAALEATCGGINEISELRLSMASMVRHVRRAQTQHAAYAERLADSREDERKRIAHELHDTTIQSLVAVAQAVDLARTWLRDQPQRVEEALTLAREQAANAVAELRDHIADLRPPALEELGLGAALGMLADKPVVPKTRLDVTGTSRRLNEAAELTVFRAAQEALSNAARHGKAQSAELTLAYSPDAVTLTVHDDGSGFEVPRDLNDLVLEGHYGLMGLRERVGNLNGTVTVTSIPGGGTTIVARIPTGVITYDSARDPVCGTAIEPGRAYKQTNYGGRLYTFCCPVCQGAFEADPERYMPSQG; this is encoded by the coding sequence ATGTTTCATGTCCACGCCAGCGAATTTGTCGCCATGTGCGGCGTCGCGATAGCGTTACTGGTGGTCAGCAATGCATGGTTCTATTTGCGCGTACTCCGTCCGGTTTCACGGCTTGCTCAACAGGCCAAGGCGCTCGAACACGGCGATCTGGCGGCGCTGGAAGCCACCTGCGGCGGCATTAACGAGATTTCGGAATTGCGCCTGTCGATGGCAAGCATGGTTCGGCATGTGCGCCGCGCTCAGACTCAGCATGCCGCCTATGCCGAACGCCTTGCAGACAGCCGCGAAGATGAACGCAAGCGGATTGCACATGAACTCCACGATACGACCATCCAGTCGTTAGTGGCTGTTGCGCAGGCCGTCGACCTCGCCCGGACTTGGCTAAGAGATCAGCCGCAGCGTGTGGAAGAAGCCCTGACCCTGGCGCGAGAGCAAGCCGCGAACGCCGTCGCCGAACTCCGCGATCACATCGCCGATCTCCGTCCGCCTGCACTTGAGGAGCTTGGGCTTGGTGCGGCGCTCGGGATGCTTGCCGATAAACCGGTTGTACCTAAAACTCGATTGGATGTGACGGGCACCTCTCGCCGCCTGAACGAAGCGGCCGAACTCACCGTCTTTCGAGCTGCTCAGGAAGCGCTGTCAAATGCCGCGCGGCATGGCAAGGCCCAGTCTGCCGAGCTCACTTTAGCCTATTCGCCGGACGCGGTTACGCTGACCGTCCACGACGATGGCTCCGGTTTTGAAGTGCCTCGTGATCTCAATGATCTTGTGCTAGAGGGCCACTACGGGCTAATGGGCCTGCGGGAGCGCGTTGGAAACCTGAACGGGACGGTTACGGTGACAAGCATCCCAGGCGGCGGAACGACGATAGTTGCTCGGATTCCTACGGGAGTCATCACTTATGACTCGGCCCGCGACCCGGTATGCGGTACCGCGATCGAGCCTGGCCGCGCCTACAAACAGACAAACTACGGCGGCCGCCTCTATACCTTCTGCTGCCCGGTCTGCCAGGGCGCATTTGAGGCCGACCCCGAACGTTACATGCCGTCCCAAGGCTAA
- a CDS encoding SH3 domain-containing protein, whose translation MRRVTRFLVLAWAVAALTGCTLSFGEAEEQALPEFSGPPVVRITAPLPNATYLDGVAVNVQIQVTNAGSDIDRAEVLVDGVLIGMLPQPNPTGQSAFGVTQTFIAEGAGPRVIEARVYRADGTASQSVIVTINVITELPTRSAPTLAPTFTLLSSTATNTVIATPTLSVAASATSSGVTITQSAAVPTSQGIVVPTTIPGAASATPATGVVPTTAAAAPVAKFEGIVNVRGGPSTNFEPPLGTFQAGQQADIQAVYTDGTWLKVRFGTGSGWVFAQLVKVEGNISVLPREAGPPIPTARPRTNTPVPPTVQPGQPTATSAPVTADGPNLIVVNWEMQVINESRPTNDIAVNKPAIAFVRVRNAGTQPASGFFAVLTIVNSADSGAKLVEAGSSGGLQPGEEQVIQVGFTDMAPAGTGRVAVVRLDENNQVPESNEGDNASSPISYTLAAS comes from the coding sequence ATGAGACGTGTCACACGGTTCTTGGTGTTGGCGTGGGCGGTAGCCGCTTTGACGGGCTGCACGCTCAGTTTTGGCGAAGCCGAAGAACAGGCGCTGCCGGAATTCTCCGGACCTCCGGTGGTTCGCATCACGGCCCCGCTGCCCAATGCCACTTATTTGGATGGTGTAGCTGTAAACGTGCAGATTCAGGTGACGAATGCCGGCTCGGATATCGACCGCGCGGAAGTCCTGGTAGACGGTGTGCTGATCGGCATGCTGCCGCAGCCCAACCCGACCGGCCAATCCGCGTTTGGCGTCACGCAGACGTTTATTGCCGAAGGTGCGGGCCCGCGTGTGATTGAAGCGCGTGTCTATCGCGCGGATGGCACGGCCAGCCAGTCGGTCATCGTCACAATCAATGTGATTACCGAACTGCCGACCCGTTCGGCGCCGACGCTTGCACCAACCTTCACGCTCCTTTCTTCCACTGCAACCAATACCGTTATCGCGACACCGACGCTATCTGTGGCGGCATCGGCGACCAGCAGCGGCGTAACCATCACCCAGTCCGCCGCGGTTCCGACGTCGCAGGGTATCGTGGTTCCAACCACCATTCCCGGTGCGGCCAGCGCGACGCCGGCCACAGGTGTTGTCCCGACAACAGCCGCAGCCGCACCTGTGGCGAAATTTGAGGGTATTGTCAACGTGCGGGGCGGTCCAAGCACTAACTTCGAGCCGCCGCTTGGGACATTTCAGGCGGGTCAGCAGGCAGATATTCAGGCCGTCTATACCGATGGGACCTGGTTGAAGGTCCGTTTCGGAACAGGCTCGGGTTGGGTCTTCGCTCAGCTTGTAAAGGTCGAAGGGAACATCAGCGTCTTGCCGCGGGAAGCCGGCCCTCCGATTCCAACCGCGCGCCCGCGCACCAATACGCCGGTGCCGCCGACCGTGCAGCCCGGACAACCGACCGCCACCAGTGCGCCAGTTACGGCAGACGGCCCGAATCTGATAGTGGTCAATTGGGAAATGCAGGTCATCAACGAAAGCCGCCCGACTAACGATATTGCGGTCAACAAACCCGCGATCGCCTTTGTGCGCGTCCGTAACGCAGGCACGCAGCCCGCCAGCGGCTTCTTCGCGGTCCTGACGATTGTCAACAGCGCGGACAGCGGCGCGAAACTGGTCGAAGCCGGTTCGTCAGGCGGACTTCAGCCCGGCGAGGAACAAGTCATTCAGGTCGGCTTCACGGACATGGCCCCGGCCGGTACCGGGCGCGTGGCCGTCGTGCGGCTCGATGAGAATAACCAGGTGCCTGAAAGCAACGAGGGCGATAACGCCTCATCTCCCATCAGTTACACGCTGGCAGCGAGTTGA
- the gatC gene encoding Asp-tRNA(Asn)/Glu-tRNA(Gln) amidotransferase subunit GatC yields MELSHETVRSIAELAKLELTDTEVETYAGQLSAILSYFQKLQQLDTSHIEATASVLPLTNVLRPDIAHAPLTPDEVIANAPDSEDNQFRVSAVLPE; encoded by the coding sequence ATGGAACTTTCGCATGAAACGGTACGGAGCATCGCCGAACTGGCGAAGCTTGAACTCACCGATACCGAAGTGGAGACTTACGCGGGGCAGCTTTCAGCTATTCTGTCGTATTTCCAGAAACTTCAGCAGCTGGACACGTCGCATATTGAGGCGACTGCATCCGTGCTGCCGCTGACGAACGTGCTGCGACCAGACATAGCCCATGCACCGCTTACACCTGACGAAGTAATCGCCAACGCGCCGGACAGCGAAGACAACCAGTTCCGCGTCAGCGCCGTGCTGCCCGAATAA
- a CDS encoding VWA domain-containing protein, with the protein MFSDAPGTTPSTLEITGVNAAAAPEVTLTVDVTDLAGQTVGGLSIDNFHLGGALADVAQIVRVERVTEDNLPFATVLVIDTSSSMAGTPLQRTKAAAKDFVSALGAEDQVALIAFADDPVVIREFTADKADLIAAIDNLGFGGQTALYDGAVAGIELAANAPFPRRAVILLSDGAEYGGASLTERADGPDLSPVRGVPVYTIGLGFGLDRTYLQQLSDASSARFSESPTPEELAAIYADLASLFRSQYIVTIDFQGPLDGRIYPFTLRASNEAGQSNVDAATLRAPIPVPVVTVSPLPSAPLAAPVSFTASTRGDQPVTQVEFVLNGTSTVDVEAPYVFDFDPFTSTPGDYSLVARATDSDGDIGEFEVPFVVAAIPSRIALDTDLSALGPISAPVNIGVTADSQTPPQSVDFRIDGTSMGASSGLPATFTLDPFTLAPGPHTVEFVVTDASGAQAAITQTAQIAALPPQINVNTDALPAEILEDASFTVEAAGQTPIESVAFTLNGVVETVNAASASYTIRPAELVPGDQSVTVVVTDQSGTSAAAQVAVNIGVLPPVVAVIGIANDDVLDAPRPVTVTVSGQTSEADVTLLIDAAPVTVEETAPYEFVIDPAAFSGAGTHLVTFSVVNEFGATVQQDIRVTVPESVFPSPSPLPTETPNAAETAAAESLVQQSTSEAQATADAQSLLDQQATADAQLTEAAQATGVVVSTQSAQSTLDAAATDTAILASTSRANAASQRQATVEARATQQAQSTLDLQLTEIAQQTAAAIATIDAQATLDVTQAVVTQEAATLAASTALARDAEQTAIARETAQVQLTADAQGRATAQVEMALARQSTADAVSTGEAVQLAATSDAATLQADSALTAVAQAEETLVALTQVVPTAVPTDEQTVTLEPTAEPTLEPTAEPTSEPTAEPTEEPSDEPTAEATVLEPTPTVFDPTSTPGAPTDVIAQGADAPDSQVALLAVACGIGLLVLIVVLISMARRRK; encoded by the coding sequence ATGTTTTCAGATGCGCCGGGTACAACGCCCTCGACGCTTGAGATTACCGGTGTAAATGCCGCCGCCGCCCCGGAAGTAACGCTCACCGTCGACGTCACCGACTTGGCTGGACAGACGGTCGGCGGGTTATCGATTGACAACTTCCATCTGGGGGGTGCGCTTGCCGATGTCGCGCAGATCGTGCGTGTCGAGCGCGTCACTGAAGACAACCTGCCGTTTGCCACCGTTCTGGTCATCGATACCTCCAGCAGCATGGCTGGTACACCTCTGCAGCGCACGAAAGCTGCCGCTAAAGACTTCGTCAGCGCCCTCGGCGCAGAAGATCAGGTTGCTTTGATCGCCTTTGCCGACGATCCGGTCGTCATACGAGAATTCACCGCGGATAAGGCAGATTTGATCGCGGCGATCGATAACCTCGGCTTTGGTGGTCAGACGGCACTCTACGACGGCGCCGTCGCCGGCATCGAACTGGCCGCAAATGCACCATTTCCGCGCCGTGCTGTGATTTTGCTGAGCGATGGCGCTGAATACGGCGGAGCAAGCCTCACCGAGCGCGCCGACGGTCCTGATTTGTCGCCGGTGCGCGGTGTGCCCGTCTATACCATCGGCCTTGGTTTTGGACTCGACCGCACGTATTTGCAGCAGCTCTCTGACGCTAGCAGCGCCCGGTTCTCCGAGTCGCCTACGCCCGAAGAATTGGCCGCCATCTATGCCGATCTGGCGAGTCTGTTTCGCTCGCAGTATATCGTCACGATCGACTTCCAGGGGCCGCTTGACGGACGGATTTACCCGTTCACATTGCGTGCGTCCAACGAGGCCGGTCAGTCGAATGTCGATGCCGCAACTCTGCGCGCGCCAATCCCTGTTCCGGTCGTAACCGTTTCGCCGCTTCCGAGCGCTCCGCTGGCCGCGCCTGTGTCCTTCACGGCGTCCACCCGTGGCGACCAGCCTGTCACGCAGGTAGAGTTTGTACTGAACGGCACGTCGACGGTTGACGTTGAAGCGCCTTATGTCTTTGACTTCGATCCGTTTACTAGTACGCCCGGGGACTATTCGCTTGTGGCTCGCGCCACCGACTCTGATGGCGATATCGGCGAATTCGAGGTTCCCTTTGTCGTCGCAGCGATTCCGAGCCGGATTGCGCTGGATACCGACCTAAGCGCGCTGGGACCAATCAGCGCCCCTGTAAATATCGGCGTCACCGCAGACTCGCAAACGCCGCCTCAATCAGTCGATTTCCGTATCGACGGCACGAGCATGGGTGCGTCTAGCGGCCTTCCCGCGACGTTTACGCTCGATCCGTTCACCCTTGCGCCGGGGCCACATACGGTGGAGTTTGTGGTCACTGATGCCTCAGGCGCACAGGCCGCGATCACCCAGACCGCGCAGATCGCCGCGCTGCCGCCGCAGATTAACGTCAATACGGATGCCTTGCCGGCCGAGATCCTGGAAGACGCGAGCTTCACCGTAGAGGCCGCCGGCCAAACCCCGATCGAGAGTGTCGCCTTTACCTTGAATGGTGTAGTCGAAACGGTGAACGCTGCGTCGGCATCCTACACGATCCGTCCCGCAGAATTGGTCCCGGGGGATCAGAGTGTAACGGTTGTCGTCACCGACCAGTCCGGCACATCCGCGGCAGCGCAGGTCGCCGTCAACATCGGAGTGCTGCCGCCGGTTGTCGCTGTCATTGGCATTGCCAACGATGATGTCCTCGATGCGCCGCGTCCGGTGACTGTGACCGTCAGCGGTCAGACATCGGAAGCTGATGTAACCCTCTTGATTGATGCCGCGCCAGTCACCGTTGAAGAAACCGCTCCGTATGAGTTTGTCATCGACCCCGCGGCGTTTTCAGGGGCAGGGACGCATCTCGTCACCTTCAGCGTCGTCAATGAGTTCGGTGCGACGGTTCAGCAGGATATCCGCGTCACTGTTCCTGAATCCGTGTTCCCGTCCCCCTCGCCGTTGCCGACAGAAACTCCAAACGCCGCCGAAACGGCGGCGGCTGAAAGCCTCGTACAGCAAAGCACGAGCGAGGCACAGGCTACCGCAGACGCTCAGTCGCTGCTGGACCAGCAGGCGACAGCTGACGCGCAGCTCACGGAAGCCGCACAGGCTACCGGTGTTGTCGTTTCAACGCAGTCCGCCCAGTCAACGCTTGACGCTGCCGCGACCGACACCGCGATCCTGGCGAGTACCTCACGTGCCAACGCTGCATCTCAGCGCCAGGCCACTGTGGAAGCCCGTGCAACGCAGCAGGCTCAGAGCACACTCGACCTGCAATTGACCGAGATCGCCCAGCAAACGGCCGCCGCGATTGCCACCATCGATGCCCAGGCGACCCTGGATGTAACGCAGGCTGTCGTGACGCAGGAAGCGGCGACCCTGGCAGCAAGCACCGCGCTTGCCCGTGACGCCGAGCAGACTGCTATAGCGCGCGAAACAGCCCAGGTGCAGTTAACCGCAGACGCGCAGGGACGCGCCACTGCTCAGGTTGAAATGGCGCTCGCGCGTCAATCGACAGCCGATGCGGTAAGCACCGGCGAAGCGGTCCAACTCGCTGCAACCAGCGATGCCGCAACCCTGCAGGCAGACTCCGCGCTGACCGCTGTGGCGCAGGCTGAAGAGACCCTGGTTGCCTTGACGCAGGTGGTCCCAACGGCCGTCCCGACCGATGAGCAGACGGTTACGCTCGAACCTACGGCTGAGCCAACCCTTGAACCCACCGCCGAACCGACTTCAGAACCCACTGCTGAACCTACAGAGGAACCCAGCGACGAACCCACGGCGGAAGCAACGGTCCTTGAGCCGACCCCCACGGTGTTCGACCCGACTTCGACCCCTGGTGCGCCGACCGATGTCATCGCTCAAGGCGCAGACGCGCCTGACTCCCAGGTTGCGCTGCTGGCAGTTGCGTGTGGTATCGGCCTCCTGGTCCTGATTGTTGTACTGATCTCGATGGCGCGGCGCCGGAAGTAG